The following is a genomic window from Nitrospira sp..
GCCTCCATGTCGATGCCGGGCGGACGGCAGGCCGTCGCCTTCGCTTCCGAATTGCCTTCGCTGCGGTCGGCATTGGCCGACAGTCGAATTCGCCCACGAGCGCTGGCCGACTACCTCACCTATCTGTACATCCCAGGACCGGCCACCATCTATGAAGGGGTGTTCGAGGTGAAGCCGGGTGAGCTGGTACGGATCGAACGGGGAAGGGTGCAGGTCGAACGTTATTGGAGACCGGAACCGGTACCGGTGACGGAGCGGCGGATAGATAAGGGGCAGGCCGTCGAACAGTTGCGCGAACTGCTTCGGGAAACGGTCCGCGCCCATTTGGTGAGCGATGTTCCGTTGGGTCTGTTTCTGTCGGGTGGTTTGGATTCAGGCACCCTGTTGGCGTTCATGCGGCAGGTTGCCGGAGCGCGCATCAAGACCTTTTCAATCGGTTACGACGATCCTGCCGACGCCTCCTATGATGAATTGAATCGGGCTTGCAGGCTGGCCGGCCATTTTGATACCGACCATGTGGCAGTACGTATCAAGCCGGACGTGACCTCGCTGCTTCCGGCCGTGGTGCGCGGCATGGCGGAGCCCTTCGCGGACTCCTGCGCGATTCCGACCTATCTCGTCTCCGAACTGGCGAGGCGTAGCGTGACGGTCGCCCTCTCCGGCATCGGGGGTGACGAGCTCTTCGGTGGCTATCCCCGGTACCTCGGCCTTCGGGCTGCCGGTCTGTACGGGAGATTGCCCTCGGCCCTCCGTGGTTGGATCGGTGAATTCCTCGGACCGGCCATTCCGGAAGGAACCGGCAGCCGCGACCCCTTCGGCCGCATCCGGCGCTTTCTGCTCGACGGCGGGCTTCCCATGGCCGAACAGTATGTGCGCTGGATGACGTTTCTTCCGCGCGAATGGGGGGCGGCGGCCTTCAACGCGGAGTGGCTTGCCGCAACCGGCATCGGTGAAGGTGATGACTCGCGTCAGACGGCGTTCGATCGCTGGCCGTCGCAAGATCCGACCGACCGGGCCGCTGGCCTGGATCTGCAGACCTATTTGCCCGACGATTTGCTGCGCATGGCCGATCGCATGAGCATGCACCATTCCCTCGAGGTGCGCGTTCCCTATTGCGATCATCTGCTGCTGGAATTCGCCCAGACCTTGTCTCCGGCCCTGCGGTTTTCACGATGGCGACTCAAGGGGTTTCTGCGGGATGCCGTGCGGTCGCTGTTGCCGGCGGAGGTGGTCGATGGGCCTAAATACGGGTTCCGTATTCCACTCGCCCGCTGGTTGCGGGAGGACTTGAAACCGATGGTGCAGGATCTCTTGACGGAGTCCCGAATGAAGCAGCGCGGCGATGTGAATCCTGCTTATATCAGCTGGGTGCTGGCTGAACATCAGAGCGGCAGGCGTAACTTTGCCGACCAGATCTACGCTCTGTTGGTGCTGGAATTGTGGCAGCGAGAACAGGTAGCCCTGCCGGTGTCGGTCGCAACGAACGGAGTGGCTCGGTGAAGGTCGTCATGTTTGCGGAAGTCTCTGCGGAACGCGTGATCGGCGGCGCGGAACGCGTCTTGCGGCATCAGGCGCTGGGGTTGCGCGCGCGAGGTCATGAGGTCATTCTCATCACCAGGGCGAGCCGTGAGGAGGATTCCGAACAGGCGGACATCGAGGGAGTCGCAGAACATCGCTATCAGGTCGATCGCAGGACTGAACTGTCCTTCGTCGCCTCGACGCTTCAACGATCGGTGGCAGCCTTCGACCGGGCTACCGAGGCGGCGCCGATCGACGTGGCGATCATTCATCAAGCGTTGGCCGGACTCGGTACTATGCTGCAACGTCCTCGACAGGTCCAAGCCTGGACCTACATGTGCCTGTCCCTGGCCCATGAAGAATTCATGACGAGGGTGGCAACGGGAGCGGGGACCGGTGCCCGGTTGCGTTGGACGACCAATGCAAGGGTGAGGCAGGGGATCGAGCGATTCGTCATACGTCGTTGCCGGAGCGTGGTCGTCTTGAGCGAGTTCATG
Proteins encoded in this region:
- a CDS encoding Asparagine synthetase [glutamine-hydrolyzing], yielding MLDGMLRRLVHRGPDEEGRYRDAEVALGIRRLRVIDPEGGRQPARNESGTVVAVMNGEIYNYRELRAELMRKGHRFTSQSDSEVLVHLYEEEGEQGIHKLRGMFAYALWDRTCSRLLLVRDRMGIKPLYYASMSMPGGRQAVAFASELPSLRSALADSRIRPRALADYLTYLYIPGPATIYEGVFEVKPGELVRIERGRVQVERYWRPEPVPVTERRIDKGQAVEQLRELLRETVRAHLVSDVPLGLFLSGGLDSGTLLAFMRQVAGARIKTFSIGYDDPADASYDELNRACRLAGHFDTDHVAVRIKPDVTSLLPAVVRGMAEPFADSCAIPTYLVSELARRSVTVALSGIGGDELFGGYPRYLGLRAAGLYGRLPSALRGWIGEFLGPAIPEGTGSRDPFGRIRRFLLDGGLPMAEQYVRWMTFLPREWGAAAFNAEWLAATGIGEGDDSRQTAFDRWPSQDPTDRAAGLDLQTYLPDDLLRMADRMSMHHSLEVRVPYCDHLLLEFAQTLSPALRFSRWRLKGFLRDAVRSLLPAEVVDGPKYGFRIPLARWLREDLKPMVQDLLTESRMKQRGDVNPAYISWVLAEHQSGRRNFADQIYALLVLELWQREQVALPVSVATNGVAR